The following nucleotide sequence is from Verrucomicrobiota bacterium.
TCGTCTTCTGGAGTTTTCCTTTCTCGAATACGTGCTCGCTCGTCCTGTTCGTCGTGGCCAGCGTCACCGACATTCTTGACGGACGAATCGCGCGGCGCCATCGGCTCATTACGGATTTCGGCATCTTGATGGATCCGCTGGCGGACAAAATCCTCATTTGCTCGGCCTTCATCGCGTTTGTTGGGCGCGAGCAAGTCGCCGCCTGGATGGTGGTGATCATCGTGGCACGCGAACTGGCGATTACGGGCTTGCGGTTGCTGGCGGCATCGAAACAAGTCGTTCTGGCCGCGGAAGGCTACGGCAAACATAAAACGTTCTCGCAAGTCATCGCGATCATCTCGGTGCTGGTGCTGGCCAGCTATCCCGAATGGGGTGAGTGGGGCAAATGGCTTTTCCACGGGTGGGTGCCAGCGTTTGCGGAGCTGGCGAAATGGGTTGCGGTAGCGTTGACACTGGTTTCGGGAGCGCTTTATCTCTCCCGCAACCGCAACCTCTTCCTTAAGGATCTATGAACGCTCCGGTAGGGACGGATTCCACTCCGTCCCTGACTCTACTCCGTTATCGAAGGAGCGATTCCAGGGACGCGGTGGAACGCGTCCTTACCTGTTCGGGACCTGTGCGCAGGGTTCCGAAACCATGGAAGCTTCCCGAGACCGCGGCCCTTTCCGCATGAAGCGGCTGGTTGTTTTCATCGCGC
It contains:
- the pgsA gene encoding CDP-diacylglycerol--glycerol-3-phosphate 3-phosphatidyltransferase, which gives rise to MNLPNRLTLGRLVLTVAFLGVVFWSFPFSNTCSLVLFVVASVTDILDGRIARRHRLITDFGILMDPLADKILICSAFIAFVGREQVAAWMVVIIVARELAITGLRLLAASKQVVLAAEGYGKHKTFSQVIAIISVLVLASYPEWGEWGKWLFHGWVPAFAELAKWVAVALTLVSGALYLSRNRNLFLKDL